In Drosophila innubila isolate TH190305 chromosome 2R unlocalized genomic scaffold, UK_Dinn_1.0 1_C_2R, whole genome shotgun sequence, the following are encoded in one genomic region:
- the LOC117784266 gene encoding uncharacterized protein LOC117784266 — MCAALLRNSIKCINLRINPTLFASRNICTSAFRYNWRKTSSIDVERKLQTDDNLPEHFQLIYRAPLENYMTWTKNISTGTVTFLSLVAGYQLATAMNFMNVVKQIDISFLVSNETDLYYFTTGFVLINLAIRAFVAKYPLRIYKSADKYVAVYGSQLPVGVVKHFFDRGQIAEYKNVLNPWSHSMYKLGQRSSLLLVDYFKTPAEFHKLFEEKQT, encoded by the exons AACAgcattaaatgcataaatttaagaataaaccCAACGTTGTTTGCAAGCAGAAACATCTG CACAAGCGCGTTTCGCTACAATTGGCGAAAAACATCTTCGATTGATGTGGAGCGAAAACTGCAGACGGATGACAATTTGCCGGAACACTTTCAGTTGATTTATAGAGCGCCACTCGAGAACTATATGACATGGACAAAGAATATATCAACAGGCACAGTGACATTCTTAAGTTTAGTTGCAGGCTATCAGCTGGCAACAGCAATGAATTTTATGAATGTTGTCAAGCAAATTGATATTTCCTTTCTCGTATCGAATGAAACAGACTTGTACTACTTTACAACGGGTTTTGTGCTAATCAACCTGGCTATACGAGCATTTGTGGCAAAGTATCCGTTAAGGATTTATAAAAGTGCAGATAa atATGTTGCCGTATATGGCTCACAATTGCCAGTGGGAGTTGTTAAACACTTCTTTGATAGAGGGCAAATTGCAGAATACAAGAACGTGCTGAATCCTTGGAGTCACAGCATGTACAAATTGGGCCAGCGATCATCATTACTCTTAGTGGACTACTTTAAAACACCAGCTGAATTCCACAAATTGTTTGAGGAAAAGCAAACTTga
- the LOC117784263 gene encoding RNA-binding protein 28 produces the protein MELKKMKPLLDTEPASTENVEENKPHKRRNPFNTQRLKEEKERRQKKRARLIVRNISYKSTDDALRQHFGQWGTLEDVHILKRGDGKLVGCAFVQYETINQATKAIMQANGKELLGRKVFVDWALGKDEYAAKNPKNDEPADKKPKLVVKEETDEDQNAAEIEGEEDDEEENGKESEAESDAEYDNGEDEEGDDDGEDEDEEDEDKKDVKSKLDLENVKREKHISNDVQQGCTVFIKNVPFDAEDEDLRKVCRKFGLLHYAIINRESVSGHSKGTAFVKFKAKESADLCLQAGTEFKLMDEVLDPHPALSRDEIKTRHTEKSKDDGGKDSRNLYLAREGLIMANSKAADGVSASDMTKRHELEQVKTQVLKNLNRFVSRNRLSIHNLPLNYDNEKLKQMALTYTGFRPHECRVMREQKVTPEHPNGKSKGFGFLSFDTHQRALTALRKLNNNPSIFGTQHRPIVAFSIEDRAVHKIKEKRDERSKINNPTYKSKLEQRKQRRDQKRKGQKPTPTTIAPQDDNKVKLQKHIKKLETARAAKAAGKQNEEKKRSDVEGDYVGTAAKPGTSLRMRSRKKIMEQSKEHMKRVKTEKRKQKNKKIRETHLAERKANNRPKQGRKKEKDDLRPLINKYKNMISGNEGGGGVTGGKVKKPKRTKWYAD, from the exons ATGgagcttaaaaaaatgaaaccctTGCTGGATACGGAGCCAGCATCAACAGAGAATGTGGAGGAAAACAAGCCGCATAAGCGACGCAATCCGTTCAACACACAGCGCCTGAAGGAGGAAAAGGAACGACGACAGAAAAAGCGAGCACGTCTCATAGTGCGCAACATTAGCTACAAATCAACGGACGATGCACTACGTCAGCATTTTGGGCAATGGGGCACGTTGGAGGATGTGCACATCCTGAAGCGAGGCGATGGCAAGCTCGTGGGCTGCGCCTTTGTGCAATACGAGACCATTAACCAGGCCACAAAGGCCATAATGCAAGCCAACGGCAAGGAGCTGCTGGGCAGGAAGGTGTTTGTGGATTGGGCCTTAGGCAAGGATGAGTATGCGGCAAAGAATCCAAAGAATGATGAGCCAGCGGACAAAAAGCCAAAACTGGTGGTGAAGGAGGAAACTGACGAGGATCAAAATGCAGCTGAAATTGAAGGAGAAGAAGATGATGAAGAGGAGAATGGCAAAGAATCAGAAGCGGAAAGTGATGCAGAATATGATAATGGAGAAGATGAAGAaggtgatgatgatggtgaagatgaagatgaggaGGATGAGGATAAGAAAGATGTTAAATCGAAACTGGACCTGGAGAATGTGAAGCGTGAGAAGCACATTTCCAACGATGTGCAACAAGGCTGCACGGTCTTCATCAAGAACGTGCCCTTTGATGCGGAGGATGAGGATCTGCGCAAAGTCTGTCGCAAGTTTGGTCTGCTGCACTATGCGATCATAAACCGAGAATCGGTTTCGGGGCACTCCAAGGGCACCGCCTTCGTCAAGTTCAAGGCCAAGGAGTCGGCAGATCTGTGTCTGCAGGCTGGCACCGAGTTCAAATTGATGGACGAGGTGTTGGATCCACATCCCGCACTCAGTCGCGATGAGATCAAAACCAGGCACACGGAAAAGTCCAAAGATGATGGCGGCAAGGATTCACGTAATTTGTATCTGGCCAGAGAGGGTCTCATTATGGCCAATTCCAAGGCAGCCGATGGTGTCTCCGCCTCCGACATGACCAAGCGACACGAACTAGAGCAGGTGAAGACACAAGTGCTGAAGAACTTGAATCG CTTCGTTTCTCGCAATCGTCTGTCCATCCACAATCTGCCACTGAACTATGACAATGAGAAGCTCAAGCAGATGGCGCTCACCTACACGGGATTCCGTCCGCACGAATGTCGCGTCATGCGGGAGCAAAAGGTAACTCCGGAGCATCCAAATGGTAAATCCAAAGGCTTCGGTTTCCTCTCCTTCGATACACATCAACGGGCTCTGACGGCACTGCGGAAACTGAACAATAATCCGAGTATATTTGGCACCCAGCAC CGACCCATTGTTGCCTTCAGTATTGAGGATAGAGCTGTGCACAAAATCAAGGAGAAGCGTGACGAACGCTCCAAGATCAACAATCCCACCTACAAATCCAAACTGGAGCAGCGCAAACAGCGACGAGATCAGAAGCGTAAGGGACAAAAGCCCACACCGACGACCATAGCTCCCCAGGATGACAACAAGGTGAAGCTGCAGAAGCACATTAAAAAGCTGGAGACAGCACGAGCGGCGAAAGCAGCAGGCAAACAAAATGAGGAGAAGAAACGCAGCGATGTCGAGGGCGACTATGTGGGAACGGCAGCCAAACCAGGTACATCTCTTCGCATGCGATCCAGAAAGAAGATCATGGAGCAGTCAAAGGAGCACATGAAACGAGTCAAGACAGAGAAGCGCaagcaaaagaataaaaagatACGGGAAACACATTTGGCTGAGCGCAAGGCCAACAATCGACCTAAACAGGGACGCAAGAAGGAGAAGGATGACCTGAGGCCActgattaataaatacaagaaCATGATCAGCGGCAATGAAGGCGGAGGTGGAGTCACAGGCGGCAAAGTGAAGAAGCCCAAGCGGACCAAGTGGTACGCGGACTGA
- the LOC117784267 gene encoding NADH dehydrogenase [ubiquinone] 1 alpha subcomplex subunit 8, producing MVITSNTTLPEESELNVQELNLSSAALRAGAFHLGKQCENPNNEFMLCRQELDDPRACLSEGRAVTGCAMDFFRKVKKSCHEEFMQYATCLDKSSGTMAFSHCRKTQGVFDKCMKDNFDWDRPSYGYFSRAKVIKTAREAPKKEEITSYPDATPGLPADYPTPPAKYGSRFFWLE from the exons ATGGTCATAACAAGCAATACAACGCTGCCCGAGGAGTCGGAGCTGAATGTACAGGAGTTGAATTTATCGTCGGCTGCTTTGAGAGCTGGAGCTTTCCACCTGGGAAAGCAATGCGAAAACCCCAATAAT GAGTTTATGTTGTGCCGTCAGGAGCTGGACGATCCACGTGCCTGCTTGTCCGAGGGACGTGCTGTGACTGGCTGTGCCATGGACTTCTTTCGCAAGGTGAAGAAGAGCTGCCATGAGGAATTCATGCAGTACGCCACTTGCCTGGACAAGAGCAGTGGAACCATGGCCTTCAGCCA CTGCCGCAAGACTCAAGGTGTCTTTGACAAGTGCATGAAGGATAACTTTGACTGGGATCGTCCATCTTATGGCTACTTCTCGCGTGCCAAG GTCATTAAAACAGCACGCGAGGCGCCAAAGAAAGAGGAGATTACATCGTATCCAGATGCTACGCCCGGTTTGCCAGCAGATTATCCAACGCCACCAGCCAAGTATGGTTCACGTTTCTTCTGGCTGGAATAG
- the LOC117783676 gene encoding uncharacterized protein LOC117783676: protein MNFVIFNTLVLIALLGSCSPKPSGTVEETANGPVKTLNYRSSVGEIVKDLISNWNSPIWYLRNRGYFTAPQIDFGLFKKDVGKAETKESNNSEKLKRMAGSNEYESTNDLSHLFRSLFSSNDNSISDKIKSKLGVAWDMDKLKSSVRNEAHKFFEKFYNKRNQEVPKGHQLEGNTDIDKQVAQLYPSVIPNPSNDHTEKEEKKESFEPMTAPKETKFLNGIAKLLTNKELMGKVKPLINPVQGQESKQSLIEAKENSKTQ from the coding sequence ATGaactttgttatatttaatacGTTGGTATTAATTGCCTTGCTGGGTTCATGTTCTCCTAAGCCAAGTGGAACTGTTGAAGAGACTGCAAATGGACCCGTAAAGACGCTAAATTACCGAAGTTCCGTTGGGGAGATTGTTAAAGATCTCATAAGTAACTGGAACTCGCCCATTTGGTACTTGAGAAATCGTGGATATTTCACGGCGCCTCAGATCGATTTTGGTCTGTTCAAGAAAGATGTGGGTAAGGCAGAAACCAAGGAATCAAATAAttctgaaaaattaaaacgaatGGCGGGATCTAATGAATATGAAAGTACCAATGACCTGAGCCACTTGTTCCGCTCTCTGTTCTCCTCAAACGACAATAGCATTTCcgataaaatcaaatcaaaactgGGAGTGGCTTGGGACATGGATAAACTAAAGTCGTCGGTTCGCAATGAGGCACACAAGTTTTTTGAAAAGTTCTACAACAAACGCAATCAGGAAGTACCAAAGGGTCATCAGCTAGAGGGCAATACGGATATAGATAAACAAGTGGCACAACTTTATCCATCGGTTATTCCCAACCCCAGTAATGACCATACAGAGAAGGAGGAAAAGAAGGAATCATTTGAACCTATGACTGCGCCAAAGGAAACTAAATTTCTTAATGGCATTGCCAAGCTACTAACCAACAAGGAGCTAATGGGTAAAGTTAAGCCTTTAATTAATCCAGTGCAAGGCCAAGAGTCAAAACAATCGTTAATTGAAGCTAAAGAGAATTCAAAAACacaataa
- the LOC117783677 gene encoding pupal cuticle protein Edg-78E: MLNHKLIYYSCFLLVAFSFLVSADESSPDVLLLNHFNHQNLNGAGQYEYGVKTDHGIDLKAKGDVNRVEGEYFLPAKEGETPQRVTYVADATGFHPHIEN, encoded by the exons atgttgaatcaT AAACTCATTTACTACTCCTGCTTCCTCCTGGTTGCCTTCTCCTTCTTGGTCAGTGCTGATGAATCATCTCCGGATGTCTTGCTCTTGAATCATTTCAATCATCAGAATCTGAATGGAGCGGGTCAATATGAATATGGAGTAAAGACTGATCATGGCATCGACCTTAAAGCTAAGGGTGATGTCAATAGAGTTGAGGGAGAATACTTTTTACCCGCTAAGGAGGGTGAGACTCCCCAGCGTGTCACCTATGTTGCTGACGCCACTGGTTTTCATCCACACATCGAAAATTGA
- the LOC117785347 gene encoding pupal cuticle protein Edg-78E-like, whose translation MYKHVLLLTLLIAVSFAHDDDAHAHAEESKKEDGHGNFNYMYEITNGIGAKEAGDEHRVTGGFHFVTPDGKPVGITYTADEHGYQPHGDALPTPPPTPEAILKALAYIEAHPHKEEPQHPVSHEHGHGHAKH comes from the exons ATGTACAAACAC GTGCTTCTGCTTACGCTTCTGATCGCCGTCAGCTTTGCCCACGACGATGATGCGCATGCTCACGCGGAAGAGTCCAAGAAGGAGGACGGTCATGGCAACTTTAATTACATGTACGAAATAACCAATGGAATTGGCGCCAAGGAGGCTGGAGATGAGCACCGTGTGACTGGAGGGTTCCACTTTGTGACCCCGGATGGTAAGCCCGTGGGAATAACCTATACGGCGGATGAGCACGGCTATCAACCACATGGCGATGCTCTGCCCACTCCGCCGCCCACACCCGAGGCCATTCTCAAGGCATTGGCATACATTGAGGCGCATCCGCACAAGGAGGAGCCACAGCATCCAGTTAGCCATGAGCATGGTCATGGACATGCCAAACACTAG
- the LOC117785346 gene encoding isochorismatase domain-containing protein 1, with protein sequence MAFRRCHLNPKKTLFLLCDIQEKFRPSMPLFDNMVKNVDKLTKAGKALDVPLIVTEHYPEKLGKTVSDLDVSHAKVVLGKTYFSMMTPQVKSVIKDIFGEKPQDVVLYGLESHICVEQTAIDLREQDINVYIVADCCCSRLNQDRDLALERLRQAGCVITTSESVIFDLVRDKNNPKFDVVRKLVNPTSQDMQLTRSPSKL encoded by the exons ATGGCCTTTCGACGCTGTCACTTGAACCCAAAAAAGACTCTATTCCTGCTATGCGATATACAGGAAAAATTCCGGCCAAGTATGCCGCTGTTCGATAATATGGTGAAGAATGTGGACAAATTG ACAAAGGCGGGCAAAGCGTTAGATGTGCCATTAATTGTTACGGAACATTATCCTGAGAAATTGGGAAAAACCGTTTCCGATTTGGATGTTTCTCATGCCAAGGTTGTTCTAGGTAAAACCTACTTCAGTATGATGACTCCCCAGGTGAAGAGCGTCATCAAGGACATTTTTGGCGAGAAACCGCAGGATGTGGTCCTCTATGGTCTGGAG TCTCACATCTGTGTGGAGCAGACGGCTATTGATCTACGGGAGCAGGATATTAACGTCTATATCGTGGCCGATTGCTGTTGTTCCCGCCTGAATCAGGATCGCGATTTGGCCCTGGAACGCTTACGCCAGGCGGGATGTGTGATTACCACCAGTGAAAGCGTCATCTTTGATCTTGTGCGTGACAAGAATAATCCCAAGTTTGACGTTGTTCGCAAATTGGTGAATCCCACCTCCCAGGACATGCAACTCACTCGCAGTCCATCCAAATTGTAA